The following proteins are co-located in the Microbacterium sp. SORGH_AS_0888 genome:
- a CDS encoding primary-amine oxidase, producing MSITETVPAAFSAPPAPSHPLSSLTADEIRAVRAVVLALPETTETVRFAYVGLEEPTKDEVRAWQAGGPLPERRARVQLLDMRTTASTDLVVSITTGAVVSAAVLDGTAGQLPILDAEFEEVAVIANASPEWVAALAARGLTVADVVLVPLSAGHYGFPAESGRRILRTFAFRQDHPKDHPWAHPIDGLTAYIDVADRRVIEIIDTPGFDIPATSGNFDDPELQGPPLEGLKPIVITQPEGASFTVEDEHVRWGEWDLRIGFDTREGLILRQLSFAGRPVMYRGSISEMVVPYADPQPNRFWQNYFDTGEYLFGRYTNELELGCDCVGEITYLDVVLADELGMPRTVRNGVCMHEEDFGSLWKHSDIFTGSSEVRRQRRLVISFFTTVGNYDYGFFWYLYLDGTIECEAKLTGILFTSAYPGTDADGAPYPFASEVAPGLGAPYHQHLFSARLDMTVDGTANVVNEIDAVRVPVSAGNPYGNAFTKQVTPIESEAVSGRLADGSVNRVWQIASTEKTTSMGQPTSYVLFPEGHPVLLADDDSSIASRAAFATKNLFVTKYDPAERYAAGDFVNQHPGGAGIPAFIAGDEPLVGEDVVLWHTFGLTHFPRNEDWPVMPMDYAKFTLKPYNFFERNPTLNVPPPAADHCAPGHARGAHDHAAHEHEHGHGHGHGHGHGAHGHHH from the coding sequence ATGAGCATCACCGAGACCGTTCCCGCCGCCTTCTCGGCTCCGCCCGCCCCGTCCCACCCGCTCTCGAGCCTAACGGCCGACGAGATCCGCGCCGTGCGCGCCGTCGTCCTCGCCCTGCCCGAGACGACCGAGACCGTGCGGTTCGCCTACGTCGGGCTGGAGGAGCCGACGAAGGACGAGGTGCGCGCCTGGCAGGCCGGGGGCCCGCTCCCGGAGCGGCGGGCCCGCGTGCAGCTGCTCGACATGCGCACCACCGCCTCGACCGATCTCGTCGTCTCGATCACGACCGGCGCGGTCGTGTCGGCCGCCGTGCTCGACGGCACAGCGGGTCAGCTGCCGATCCTCGACGCCGAGTTCGAGGAGGTCGCCGTGATCGCCAACGCGAGCCCGGAGTGGGTCGCGGCGCTCGCCGCGCGCGGGCTCACGGTCGCCGATGTCGTGCTGGTTCCGCTCTCGGCGGGCCACTACGGGTTCCCGGCAGAGTCGGGACGTCGCATCCTCCGCACGTTCGCCTTCCGTCAGGACCACCCGAAGGACCACCCGTGGGCGCACCCGATCGACGGCCTCACGGCCTACATCGACGTCGCCGACCGTCGCGTGATCGAGATCATCGACACCCCCGGGTTCGACATCCCGGCCACGAGCGGCAACTTCGACGACCCCGAGCTGCAGGGCCCGCCGCTCGAGGGGCTCAAGCCGATCGTGATCACCCAGCCGGAGGGCGCGAGCTTCACGGTCGAGGACGAGCACGTGCGATGGGGCGAGTGGGATCTGCGGATCGGCTTCGACACCCGTGAGGGCTTGATCCTGCGCCAGCTGTCCTTCGCCGGGCGTCCGGTCATGTACCGCGGCTCGATCAGCGAGATGGTCGTGCCCTACGCCGATCCGCAGCCCAACCGGTTCTGGCAGAACTACTTCGACACGGGCGAGTACCTCTTCGGCCGCTACACCAACGAGCTCGAGCTGGGCTGCGACTGCGTGGGCGAGATCACCTACCTCGACGTGGTGCTCGCCGACGAGCTGGGCATGCCCCGCACGGTCCGCAACGGCGTGTGCATGCACGAGGAGGACTTCGGCTCGCTGTGGAAGCACTCCGACATCTTCACGGGATCGAGCGAGGTGCGTCGCCAGCGGCGGCTCGTCATCTCCTTCTTCACGACGGTCGGCAACTACGACTACGGCTTCTTCTGGTACCTGTACCTGGACGGCACGATCGAGTGCGAGGCCAAGCTCACCGGCATCCTGTTCACCTCGGCGTACCCGGGGACGGATGCCGACGGCGCACCGTATCCGTTCGCCTCCGAGGTGGCGCCGGGCCTGGGCGCGCCGTATCACCAGCACCTGTTCTCGGCGCGTCTGGACATGACCGTCGACGGCACGGCGAACGTCGTGAACGAGATCGACGCCGTCCGGGTCCCGGTCTCGGCCGGCAATCCCTATGGGAACGCGTTCACGAAGCAGGTCACGCCCATCGAGAGCGAGGCCGTCTCCGGCCGCCTCGCCGACGGCAGCGTGAACCGCGTGTGGCAGATCGCATCGACGGAGAAGACGACCTCGATGGGGCAGCCGACCTCCTACGTGCTCTTCCCCGAGGGCCACCCGGTGCTCCTCGCGGACGACGACTCGTCGATCGCGAGCCGAGCGGCGTTCGCCACGAAGAACCTCTTCGTCACGAAGTACGACCCGGCCGAGCGCTACGCCGCGGGCGACTTCGTCAACCAGCACCCGGGCGGAGCCGGCATCCCGGCCTTCATCGCGGGCGACGAGCCGCTCGTGGGCGAGGACGTCGTGCTGTGGCACACCTTCGGGCTCACCCACTTCCCGCGCAACGAGGACTGGCCGGTCATGCCGATGGACTACGCGAAGTTCACGCTCAAGCCGTACAACTTCTTCGAGCGCAATCCCACGCTGAACGTGCCGCCGCCCGCCGCGGACCACTGCGCCCCGGGGCATGCGCGCGGTGCGCACGACCACGCTGCACACGAGCACGAGCACGGGCACGGGCACGGGCACGGGCACGGGCACGGTGCGCACGGGCACCACCACTGA
- a CDS encoding APC family permease, whose amino-acid sequence MTRLDSPDLAASSPRALKGSLGVTAIVFMVVAAASPLTVVGGAAPLGILLGNGVGFPSLYLISAVILLLFAVGLAAMTRHVPRPGAFFTYVGYGLGRSSGLAAAWIAMLTYTTIQVSVYGYVGYILAVTVQSLGGPELPWWACSLVVVALVGVLGYRHIDLSSRVLGVLLVAEVGIVLLLVAVVAVRGGAEGLSLAPFEPANVVSGSPGVGLMLAIAAFIGFEATAIFRDEARDPDRTIPRATYGAVIGIGIFYTLASWGLVMAWGPGGILAAAAEDPGTLILRTVSQYLGIAGEITVNVLLITSMFACVLSFHNVITRYQHSMANAGVLPERVGAVHHRHLSPHVSSLVQTATSVVLVVVFAILQLDPVLQVFTWFAGVATLAIALLMAATSVAVILYFARTKKDRRVWNTVIAPLLGAIGLVLSSALIVGYFPVLVGDTDATGAPAFGGVSWFLLGLVVVFPLIGYAQAAWIRARRPAAYAKLTDAIAG is encoded by the coding sequence ATGACACGACTCGACTCGCCCGACCTCGCCGCCTCCTCCCCCCGCGCCCTGAAGGGCTCGCTGGGAGTGACCGCCATCGTCTTCATGGTGGTCGCCGCGGCCTCCCCCCTCACCGTCGTCGGGGGCGCGGCTCCGCTCGGCATCCTGCTGGGCAACGGGGTCGGCTTCCCCTCGCTCTACCTCATCAGCGCGGTCATCCTGCTGCTGTTCGCCGTGGGGCTGGCGGCGATGACGAGACATGTGCCGCGCCCCGGGGCGTTCTTCACGTATGTCGGCTACGGCCTGGGGCGCTCCTCCGGACTCGCCGCGGCCTGGATCGCCATGCTCACCTACACCACGATCCAGGTCTCGGTCTACGGCTACGTGGGCTACATCCTGGCGGTGACCGTGCAGTCGCTCGGCGGACCGGAGCTGCCGTGGTGGGCCTGCTCGCTCGTCGTCGTCGCCCTCGTCGGCGTGCTCGGCTACCGGCACATCGACCTGTCGAGCAGGGTCCTGGGCGTCCTGCTCGTGGCGGAGGTGGGCATCGTGCTGCTGCTGGTCGCGGTCGTCGCCGTCCGCGGCGGAGCCGAGGGGCTCTCGCTCGCCCCCTTCGAGCCCGCCAACGTCGTCAGCGGCTCCCCCGGCGTCGGCCTCATGCTCGCGATCGCCGCGTTCATCGGCTTCGAGGCGACCGCGATCTTCCGCGACGAGGCGCGCGACCCCGACCGCACGATCCCCCGCGCCACCTACGGCGCGGTCATCGGCATCGGCATCTTCTACACGCTGGCGTCGTGGGGTCTGGTCATGGCCTGGGGGCCGGGCGGCATCCTGGCCGCGGCCGCGGAGGACCCCGGCACGCTCATCCTGCGCACGGTGTCGCAGTACCTCGGGATCGCGGGCGAGATCACGGTGAACGTGCTGCTGATCACCTCGATGTTCGCCTGCGTGCTGTCCTTCCACAACGTGATCACGCGCTATCAGCACTCCATGGCCAACGCCGGTGTGCTGCCGGAGCGGGTCGGCGCGGTGCACCACCGTCACCTCTCCCCCCACGTGTCCTCCCTCGTGCAGACGGCGACCTCCGTCGTGCTGGTCGTGGTCTTCGCGATCCTGCAGCTGGACCCCGTGCTGCAGGTGTTCACGTGGTTCGCCGGCGTCGCGACGCTCGCGATCGCGTTGCTGATGGCCGCCACCTCCGTGGCCGTGATCCTGTACTTCGCCCGGACGAAGAAGGACCGCCGGGTGTGGAACACCGTGATCGCCCCGCTGCTGGGCGCGATCGGCCTCGTGCTCTCGTCGGCCCTGATCGTCGGCTACTTCCCGGTGCTCGTGGGCGACACGGATGCGACGGGCGCCCCGGCGTTCGGCGGCGTGAGCTGGTTCCTCCTGGGCCTCGTCGTGGTGTTCCCGCTCATCGGATACGCCCAGGCCGCATGGATCCGCGCACGGCGTCCGGCGGCCTACGCCAAGCTCACCGACGCCATCGCCGGCTGA
- a CDS encoding 5'-3' exonuclease, giving the protein MTQRLMLLDTASLYFRAFYGVPESVTAPDGTPVNAVRGMLDFVAKLVSTYRPTHVVACWDDDWRPQWRVDLIPSYKTHRVVEVVASGPDVEEVPDPLERQVPLIRESLGLLGIPVVGVAEHEADDVIGTLATDAGMPVDVVTGDRDLFQLVDDEAAVRVVYTARGMSNLEVVTAGTVLAKYGVRADQYADFAALRGDPSDGLPGVPGVGEKTAATLLAAHGDLAGVQRAASAGEGMSAGVRAKVLAAADYLAVAPRVVRVARDLPVHVPADGLRPVDPASSHAFTERWGVATSFARATAAIDAATEH; this is encoded by the coding sequence GTGACGCAACGCCTCATGCTGCTCGACACCGCGTCCCTGTACTTCCGCGCCTTCTACGGCGTGCCGGAGTCCGTCACGGCACCGGACGGCACCCCCGTCAACGCCGTGCGCGGAATGCTGGACTTCGTCGCCAAGCTGGTGTCGACCTATCGGCCCACGCATGTCGTCGCCTGCTGGGACGACGACTGGCGTCCGCAGTGGCGCGTGGACCTCATCCCCTCCTACAAGACGCACCGCGTCGTCGAGGTCGTCGCCTCCGGCCCCGACGTCGAGGAGGTGCCCGACCCGCTCGAACGCCAGGTGCCGCTGATCCGCGAGTCGCTGGGACTGCTCGGCATCCCCGTCGTGGGCGTCGCGGAGCACGAGGCGGACGACGTGATCGGAACGCTCGCGACCGATGCCGGCATGCCGGTGGACGTCGTGACGGGCGACCGCGACCTGTTCCAGCTCGTCGACGACGAGGCGGCCGTCCGCGTCGTCTACACGGCCCGGGGCATGAGCAACCTCGAGGTCGTCACCGCCGGCACCGTCCTCGCGAAGTACGGCGTCCGCGCCGATCAGTACGCCGACTTCGCCGCCCTGCGCGGCGACCCCTCCGACGGCCTGCCCGGTGTGCCCGGGGTCGGCGAGAAGACCGCGGCGACGCTGCTGGCCGCGCACGGGGACCTCGCCGGCGTCCAGCGCGCGGCGTCCGCGGGCGAGGGGATGTCGGCCGGCGTGCGCGCGAAGGTCCTCGCGGCCGCCGACTACCTCGCCGTCGCACCCCGGGTCGTGCGCGTCGCCCGTGATCTGCCCGTCCACGTCCCGGCCGACGGGCTCCGCCCGGTGGACCCGGCCTCGTCGCACGCCTTCACCGAGCGGTGGGGCGTCGCGACCTCGTTCGCCCGCGCGACCGCCGCGATCGATGCCGCGACCGAGCACTGA